A window of the Gordonia humi genome harbors these coding sequences:
- a CDS encoding MCE family protein, producing the protein MRGLLAPLIKLIVFAVVTAIATAMLGLTIANAGGGGRTGFKAVFSDAAMLNPGDDVRIAGVRVGQVESVEITDRNKALVTFNVDRDGLPRSTNVYIRYRNLTGLRYVALEKGPGDARDSVGQDYTFGADPKVQNTHPAVNLTELFNGFKPLFKQIEPQDIDKLAETIIKVFQGDMDTTISQLISQTSELTNALADKDQVIGDMITNLTKVLDTVNRNDDEFSSLLVNTSKLVSGLAAQRGSIGSAVSSVSNLTTVTGSILSKTRPAIQGDIAGIKSLSDQLNSRTDDISKALTNLPVKLQKIGRAATFGSWFQFYLCGIDVVAGNGKSSLLTQPAVGLPDINHVLYTSAATRCWKDNKRPGE; encoded by the coding sequence GTGAGGGGACTTCTGGCTCCGCTGATCAAGCTGATCGTCTTCGCGGTGGTCACCGCGATCGCGACGGCGATGCTCGGTTTGACGATCGCCAACGCGGGCGGTGGCGGCCGGACCGGCTTCAAAGCCGTGTTCTCCGATGCCGCCATGCTCAACCCCGGTGACGACGTCCGCATCGCGGGTGTGCGAGTCGGCCAGGTCGAGAGCGTCGAGATCACCGATCGGAACAAGGCACTCGTCACCTTCAACGTCGATCGGGACGGTCTGCCGCGCAGCACCAACGTCTACATCCGTTATCGGAACCTCACGGGTCTGCGCTATGTGGCCCTGGAGAAGGGGCCGGGCGACGCGCGCGACTCGGTCGGGCAGGACTACACGTTCGGCGCCGACCCGAAGGTGCAGAACACGCACCCGGCGGTCAACCTCACCGAGCTGTTCAACGGCTTCAAGCCGTTGTTCAAGCAGATCGAACCGCAGGACATCGACAAGCTCGCCGAGACGATCATCAAGGTCTTCCAGGGCGATATGGACACGACGATCAGCCAGCTGATCTCCCAGACGTCCGAGCTGACGAATGCGCTCGCCGACAAGGACCAGGTGATCGGTGACATGATCACCAACCTGACCAAGGTCCTCGACACGGTGAACCGCAACGACGACGAGTTCTCGAGTCTCCTCGTCAACACGTCGAAGCTGGTCTCCGGTCTGGCCGCACAGCGCGGGTCGATCGGCTCGGCGGTCAGCTCGGTGTCGAACCTGACGACCGTCACCGGCTCGATCCTGAGCAAGACGCGACCGGCGATCCAGGGCGACATCGCGGGCATCAAATCCTTGTCGGATCAGCTGAACTCGCGCACCGACGACATCTCGAAGGCGTTGACCAACCTGCCGGTCAAACTGCAGAAGATCGGCCGTGCCGCGACCTTCGGCTCGTGGTTCCAGTTCTATCTCTGCGGCATCGACGTGGTCGCGGGCAACGGCAAGTCGTCGTTGCTGACGCAGCCCGCCGTCGGTCTGCCCGACATCAACCACGTTCTGTACACCAGCGCCGCCACCCGGTGCTGGAAAGACAACAAGCGACCGGGGGAGTGA
- a CDS encoding MCE family protein produces the protein MSEADQNTGLFNKRNIVYGALGLVLVLIVAAAGWWGSTLIGTTKVKATFTSAVGIYKGSNVTVLGVDVGKVTKVTPRGEVVDVEMRVNRGVDLPQDVKATQIIPSIVADRYVQLAPAYSGGPKAGSEVTLSTDDTYVPVEIDSIYKNLQKLSKSLGPEGANKRGAVTDLVETAADNLDGNGARLGKAITNLSKAATTLSDGRGDLASTIKNLDVFVGALRENDSQVRQFNKQMASFNTFLAGERDQLGKALDSLSYALGDVATFVADNNDRIGDAIRDLQPTGQALLDNKDHLLEIFTVLPVTVSNLINAYDAESGTLAMRVNLPDLQDPLAAGCRFLDLKNLMPGNPLAIDFSKKMAPLIDNCRKVGKQVTDGVLEPMLPILPFAIMSGKKLQKDPTPGSSPGNPDPRLPGGK, from the coding sequence ATGTCCGAGGCTGACCAGAACACCGGCTTGTTCAACAAGCGGAACATCGTGTACGGGGCGCTCGGCCTCGTCCTGGTGCTGATCGTCGCCGCCGCCGGATGGTGGGGCTCCACGCTCATCGGCACCACCAAGGTCAAGGCCACGTTCACCAGCGCCGTCGGCATCTACAAGGGAAGCAACGTGACCGTGCTCGGCGTCGACGTCGGCAAGGTCACCAAAGTGACTCCCCGCGGCGAGGTCGTCGACGTCGAGATGCGCGTCAACCGCGGCGTCGACCTGCCACAGGACGTCAAGGCCACGCAGATCATCCCGTCGATCGTCGCCGACCGATACGTCCAGCTGGCGCCCGCCTACTCGGGCGGACCGAAGGCGGGCAGCGAGGTCACGCTCAGCACCGACGACACGTACGTTCCGGTCGAGATCGACTCGATCTACAAGAACCTGCAGAAACTGTCGAAATCGCTCGGTCCGGAAGGCGCCAACAAGCGCGGCGCCGTGACCGATCTGGTCGAGACCGCGGCGGACAACCTCGACGGCAACGGAGCCAGACTCGGCAAGGCGATCACGAATCTGTCGAAGGCCGCCACCACGCTGTCGGACGGACGCGGCGACCTCGCGTCGACCATCAAGAACCTGGACGTGTTCGTCGGAGCCCTCCGAGAGAACGACTCCCAGGTGCGCCAGTTCAACAAGCAGATGGCCTCGTTCAACACGTTCCTCGCCGGTGAGCGCGACCAGCTCGGGAAGGCTCTCGACTCGCTGTCGTACGCGCTGGGCGACGTCGCGACGTTCGTCGCCGACAACAACGACCGCATCGGCGATGCGATCCGCGACCTGCAGCCGACCGGGCAGGCGTTGCTGGACAACAAGGATCACCTGCTGGAGATCTTCACCGTTCTGCCGGTCACGGTCTCGAACCTGATCAACGCTTACGACGCCGAGTCGGGAACCCTCGCGATGCGGGTGAACCTGCCCGATCTGCAGGACCCGTTGGCCGCCGGTTGCCGGTTCCTCGATCTGAAGAACCTGATGCCGGGCAACCCGCTCGCCATCGACTTCAGCAAGAAGATGGCACCGCTGATCGACAACTGCCGCAAGGTCGGCAAGCAGGTCACCGACGGTGTCCTCGAGCCGATGCTGCCGATCCTGCCGTTCGCCATCATGAGCGGCAAGAAGCTGCAGAAGGACCCGACCCCGGGCTCCAGCCCGGGCAACCCGGATCCGCGACTTCCCGGAGGCAAGTGA
- a CDS encoding MCE family protein, protein MKVTLSKRARAAAVGAVMTAVVALSSACSGIQSIPLPGGVDVGDHPREYKIEFADILDLVPQSMVKMDGIPVGQITKVEVPEDSWNALVTVKVRDSVDLSDQVHASIQQTNLLGEKFVSLSEPDDVTASTPRQPESQVIKTSRTSTTTDIEQLLGALSMLLNGGGINQLEPIITAINESIGSDPSRFRSLLTQTEKLISGLNAQRDDIIRAIDGVDRLSQRANAQTDQIERILDELPAGVQVLEEQRPQFVDLLTKLDDLGDVGTDILGKAHDEIITDLKALRPILTELSKSAQDAVTALPLMLTHPFPDDLLPAVQGDSTNLFLTLDLRLLNQLEALGVGQGTPKYSPPKVSPPKVDPGNPYINGNGPRWGWPTISLLPPPLNSKRGPNTPPSGGTYPMNPTSSSAEKKKSDSSKTKKPASTTSRNQYAPLPSQGDGSGFMDGTLAMLKGGLK, encoded by the coding sequence ATGAAGGTGACGCTCAGCAAGCGTGCCCGCGCAGCCGCGGTCGGCGCGGTGATGACGGCCGTCGTCGCTCTCTCGTCGGCGTGTTCGGGAATCCAGTCGATACCGCTTCCGGGCGGCGTCGACGTGGGCGATCACCCTCGCGAGTACAAGATCGAGTTCGCCGACATCCTCGACCTGGTGCCCCAGTCCATGGTCAAGATGGACGGCATCCCGGTCGGGCAGATCACCAAGGTGGAGGTGCCCGAGGACTCGTGGAACGCGCTGGTCACGGTCAAGGTCCGCGACAGCGTCGACCTGTCCGATCAGGTGCACGCCTCGATTCAGCAGACCAACCTCCTCGGTGAGAAGTTCGTGTCGCTCAGTGAGCCGGACGATGTGACCGCGTCCACTCCGCGTCAGCCGGAGAGCCAGGTCATCAAGACCTCTCGGACGTCGACGACGACCGACATCGAGCAACTCCTCGGTGCGCTGTCGATGCTGCTCAACGGCGGGGGCATCAATCAGCTCGAACCGATCATCACGGCGATCAACGAGTCGATCGGCAGCGATCCCAGCCGGTTCCGCTCGCTGTTGACGCAGACCGAGAAGCTGATCTCCGGGCTCAACGCACAGCGCGACGACATCATCCGTGCCATCGACGGCGTCGACCGGTTGTCCCAGCGCGCCAATGCGCAGACCGATCAGATCGAGCGGATCCTCGACGAACTGCCCGCCGGGGTCCAGGTCTTGGAGGAGCAGCGTCCGCAGTTCGTCGACCTGCTCACCAAACTCGACGACCTCGGCGACGTCGGCACCGACATCCTGGGCAAGGCCCACGACGAGATCATCACCGATCTGAAGGCGCTGCGCCCGATCCTGACCGAGCTGTCGAAGTCGGCTCAGGACGCGGTCACCGCGCTGCCGTTGATGCTCACGCATCCGTTCCCGGACGATCTGCTTCCCGCCGTGCAGGGCGACTCGACCAACCTGTTCCTCACCCTGGACCTGCGGCTGCTCAACCAGCTGGAGGCCCTCGGCGTCGGACAGGGCACACCGAAGTACAGCCCGCCGAAGGTGAGCCCGCCGAAGGTGGATCCGGGCAACCCGTACATCAACGGGAACGGACCGCGGTGGGGTTGGCCGACGATCTCTCTGCTGCCTCCGCCGCTGAACTCCAAGCGTGGACCGAACACGCCGCCGTCCGGTGGCACCTATCCGATGAACCCGACGTCGTCGTCGGCCGAGAAGAAGAAGTCGGACTCGTCGAAGACGAAGAAGCCTGCGAGCACCACGAGCCGTAACCAGTACGCACCGCTGCCGTCCCAAGGCGACGGTTCGGGCTTCATGGACGGCACTCTCGCAATGCTGAAGGGCGGCCTGAAATGA
- a CDS encoding MCE family protein has protein sequence MAQEPNTPAADGQKPPAPKKSRRFAGRRSAISIGSIGLLVLIMVSVSSFYLKDLPLLGAGPKYTAVFSEAAGLKSGNEVRIAGVKVGEVTKVSLNGDRVDVDFRADNAWIGDQTQASIQIKTVLGQKYLALNPRGSELADPDEPITDTVSPYDVIEAFGDAADQIQNIDTDNVAKSLRALSNAFSGTAGDIGPSLDGISRLSNTIASRDQEVQRLLKATKDSSKILADRNEEFTRLIAGAGTLLQELNKRQDDISALLASTTTLSKALTGIVRDNEQQLAPALQSLKGVTDLLTDQNKNIRDTITYMAPFYRLYANVLGNGRWFEANVTNLLPPALPQQNTTRPPNMQKQLNIGGTEAG, from the coding sequence ATGGCGCAAGAACCCAACACCCCCGCGGCCGACGGGCAGAAGCCGCCCGCACCGAAGAAGAGCAGGCGGTTCGCCGGTCGCCGGAGCGCGATCAGCATCGGATCGATCGGTCTGCTCGTGCTGATCATGGTGTCGGTCTCGTCCTTCTACCTGAAGGACCTGCCGCTGCTGGGCGCCGGACCCAAGTACACCGCGGTGTTCAGCGAGGCCGCCGGGCTCAAATCCGGCAACGAGGTCCGCATCGCGGGCGTCAAAGTCGGAGAGGTCACGAAGGTCTCCCTCAACGGCGACAGAGTGGACGTCGACTTCCGCGCCGACAACGCGTGGATCGGCGACCAGACTCAGGCGTCCATCCAGATCAAGACCGTTCTGGGACAGAAGTACCTCGCCCTGAATCCTCGGGGGAGCGAGCTCGCCGATCCGGACGAGCCGATCACCGACACGGTGTCGCCGTACGACGTGATCGAGGCCTTCGGCGACGCCGCCGACCAGATCCAGAACATCGACACCGACAACGTCGCCAAGTCGCTGCGCGCCCTGTCGAACGCGTTCTCGGGGACGGCGGGCGACATCGGACCGTCGCTCGACGGCATCTCGCGGCTGTCGAACACGATCGCCAGTCGCGACCAGGAGGTTCAGCGGCTGCTGAAGGCGACCAAGGACTCGTCGAAGATCCTCGCCGACCGCAATGAGGAGTTCACTCGGCTGATCGCCGGCGCGGGCACCCTCCTGCAGGAGCTCAACAAGCGACAGGACGACATCTCGGCGCTCCTGGCGAGCACGACGACCCTGAGCAAGGCGCTCACCGGGATCGTCCGCGACAACGAGCAGCAGCTGGCTCCGGCCCTGCAGTCGCTCAAGGGAGTCACCGACCTGTTGACCGACCAGAACAAGAACATCCGAGACACGATCACCTATATGGCGCCGTTCTACCGCCTGTACGCGAACGTGCTCGGCAACGGCCGCTGGTTCGAGGCGAACGTCACGAACCTGCTTCCGCCCGCACTTCCGCAGCAGAACACGACGAGACCGCCCAACATGCAGAAGCAGCTGAACATCGGCGGAACGGAGGCCGGCTGA
- a CDS encoding MCE family protein: MTTRLVKVQLIVFAVIGIAAIVIAGAKYARLDKLTGLTTYRVTVEADDAGGVFPNAEVTYRGVPVGLVGDMELTTDGMLIHLDMNKGAPKVPASAKAVVANRSAIGEQFIDLQPPNDDGPYLHDGSVITNYSLPPKLQDVISDAIDLTKTVPVDDLHTVVSELGKAFNGQGENLTRLIDSLDKLSKTGVDNLDETISLIKNADVVLTTQAEQSDDILAWSENIDKVAATLAGHDPALVRILKDGPRASSALEHFLDTNGDDTTKLVHQLGQTVHAVEPASFATGALFAMLSALGAGSHSPAPGDGQIHFGIVLETENPPGCTVGYESTQKIIDEMKKRNPDFDINYDDFPFNTEANCDVAVGNPTSVRGANRAALASPDFVQPWDNTPKKDPDKLNLNPIATQMAGLMGVRAK; encoded by the coding sequence ATGACGACGCGTCTGGTGAAGGTCCAGCTGATCGTCTTCGCAGTCATCGGTATCGCCGCGATCGTGATCGCCGGTGCGAAGTACGCGCGGTTGGACAAGCTGACCGGACTGACCACCTACCGCGTCACCGTCGAAGCCGACGACGCGGGCGGCGTCTTCCCGAACGCCGAGGTCACCTATCGCGGTGTCCCGGTGGGGCTGGTCGGCGACATGGAGCTCACGACCGACGGCATGTTGATCCATCTCGACATGAACAAGGGCGCACCGAAGGTACCGGCCTCGGCGAAGGCCGTCGTCGCGAACCGCTCGGCGATCGGCGAGCAGTTCATCGATCTGCAGCCGCCGAACGACGACGGTCCGTACCTCCACGACGGCTCGGTGATCACGAACTACTCGCTGCCGCCGAAGCTGCAGGACGTCATCTCCGATGCGATCGACCTGACCAAGACGGTCCCCGTCGACGATCTGCACACCGTCGTCAGCGAACTCGGCAAGGCGTTCAACGGCCAGGGCGAGAACCTCACCAGGCTGATCGACTCGCTCGACAAACTGTCGAAGACCGGCGTGGACAATCTCGACGAGACGATCTCGCTGATCAAGAACGCCGACGTCGTCCTGACGACTCAGGCCGAGCAGTCGGACGACATCCTGGCGTGGTCGGAGAACATCGACAAGGTCGCAGCGACCCTCGCCGGCCATGACCCGGCACTGGTCCGGATCCTCAAGGACGGCCCGCGGGCGTCGTCGGCACTGGAGCACTTCCTCGACACGAACGGCGACGACACGACCAAACTGGTCCACCAGCTCGGGCAGACCGTCCACGCGGTGGAACCCGCTTCCTTCGCGACGGGCGCCCTGTTCGCCATGCTGTCGGCGCTCGGCGCGGGCAGCCACTCTCCGGCGCCGGGCGACGGCCAGATCCACTTCGGCATCGTCCTCGAGACCGAGAACCCGCCCGGCTGCACCGTCGGCTACGAGAGCACGCAGAAGATCATCGACGAGATGAAGAAGCGCAACCCCGACTTCGACATCAACTACGACGACTTCCCGTTCAACACCGAAGCCAATTGCGACGTGGCGGTCGGCAACCCGACCTCGGTGCGCGGCGCCAACCGTGCCGCGCTGGCGAGCCCCGACTTCGTCCAGCCGTGGGACAACACCCCGAAGAAGGACCCCGACAAGCTGAACCTCAACCCGATCGCCACACAGATGGCCGGGCTGATGGGGGTCCGCGCCAAGTGA